A window from Micromonospora profundi encodes these proteins:
- a CDS encoding RHS repeat-associated core domain-containing protein, with translation MSLVLSLVPYVPAQAAAPRQPSKPPAEKLDRDGGPVAGGKAWQQKRVTSAPAPAPKWPAPAAARVELAASSARTAGGRGVQAGSLPVWVDRGAGKAGEPLAQLDVKIVDRATLPQARRDGLMLQVTAPQGAPAGVAKVSVNYDSFRYAAGGSWASRLRLWQVPQCAMSTPVSPSCRSVPLRTSNDTAAGIATADVSVTSATALSAPLLMLAATSSGSDGDFGATGLAPSSTWSSGGNAGDFSWNYPLGVPPATGPSPAVGLSYSSAAVDGRSEVTNNQPSWIGEGFDYSSGYIERRYVPCADDMKNGATNTTRTGDRCWRSDNATMSLNGRGGELIYQAGKGWHSRGEDGSRIEKLTGATNGDSGDTTYGDVGEYWKVTTTDGTQYFFGRHNLPGQSTGTNSTLTVPVFGNHSGEPCARSTFTGSDCVQAWRWNLDYVVDVRGNTMSFWYGKETNKYARNDSDSDDVTYDRAGYLTRIDYGTYDRIAGTHGVTERSTTPYAQVLFETDMRCFSNCGTEAAPVVASWKDTPWDQECKASATSCPQQYSPTFWTAKRLKSVTTRVWDSWDTTKPAPAWQPVESWTLSHTFSATADSTHEGLWLDRIDHAGLVGGTINLPPVTFEAESLPNRVYTEHGTTDNWLRISSIVTETGARIKVDYSRPECTAAIVDTLAPHSNTRRCYPVKVPDPNDPSGNKLITEWWHKYRVEHVAEDDVQLKDGHQSPTRHTWYDYPGSPAWHFDDDDGLTRPDRKTWGQWRGYGQVNTRVGDDGSPQTLTKTTFLRGMHDDKLNPSGGTRSVTVPASLGSETVYDEDQFAGQVREEVLYNGVDTKPVSKTVNVPWRSNPTASRTINGDLVEARFVNTQTTYIGTALGVDGSRGWRTSRSTSSYDQTYGTINWSQDDGEFPKVGDEKCVSYAYNRNVGKNLTQLVKQTTTTALACGTSPSSVDDIISDARTYYDGATSVDAAPTFGSTTKSEQLKDWISGTGTIWQTTSQATYDFAGKQQSSTDIRGNLTTTTYTPPVGGPITQVTSTNHLNWSSKVETNPYWGSKTKITDPNAKITSEVKYDALGRVAKVWTQGWTSAANPNTPSAQYTYTFAPGRDSYPYVTSQTLNADGNHTTSYQILDGLLRPRQTQMPSLGGSGDRVVTDTIYDEIGRQAATYAAHAEPGAPAGTLWWEPDWSLPAVSRTVYDQASRPTNSIFLAGDDTTNLVEQWRTVTSHEGDLTKVTPPEGGTPTTTVTDIEGRTVALRQHTTASGVNGAYLETTYAFNRKGQATKHTDSAKNEWTNEYDAKGRLWRTTDPDKGTATSTFNDDDTLRKTVDARGEALWYVYDQLGRKTQLRDDSATGRLRAEWKYDTLYTGQPGFKGQLTQSIRYDYNSSGTASAYKWQARGFTERYQPTGANYVIPPVETGLDATYLYGYGYSQFTGAPTTISYPAGGGLVTEQLTTDYDATTGMPVRLDTSLTGSVGTMATATYTAYGERKSSIYKVPGNSDSFTQDIVYREEATRRVERTTVERSSSAGTVTDRHYFYKDAGNFESITDTPEVGQADVQCFREDTLGRLTTAWTPKPEVSCKTDPTVGNLGGPAPYWHNWTVNDTGSRLNETSRTSSETTTRDYVVPDGGQGVVRPHAVTQMTTEAPGQPAVATRYGYDGAGNTTCRPAATVANDCVTGANSQTLGWDAEGKLATVTSGGETIETNVYDVNGVRLIRRDTTGTTLYLPGQEIRRQGGVNTGTRYYDFAGVTCASRTAGSAVTDLTWLYSDHQGTQQIAINAGTQKVDIRRQTPYGTPRGSNPPWVNGKGFVGGDNDPTNLVNIGARQYDQSLGRFISVDPIMNLSDPQQWNGYSYANNSPVTSSDPSGLIPADCAKYGCPDYRMGDEKGNRQNKQKSPGCWPQCSSAGAPKKSTAPTINDIRAGSFPIPDKYKTILKAKGYEGSDRYTVGDVTDWAAQSRENYVLVCSEILGGDPLVCDVQNPLLPKRSAVQDLILGALIVGAVVCPLCLAEAALEEGQLAATGAMIGGSGLGAVRQFIGIKAAAGVGALCSFSGDTEVLMADDTSKPISEIEIGDEVKAADPETDEEAAKPVTHLWIHQDTLQNLLIDGRILTTTEDHPFWNATDRRWERADELDPGDLLETPEDSRAAVGRFIPNTAREDTAYNLTVADIHTYYVLAGNTPVLVHNTNGCGVHKWTSQTNLDDHFGRHGDEMGFSTQAEYRYAAEDLMCTCGGRRPGVQIKQDGNTRYFLDPETGEFGVASDRGIVTYYVPENPLSHFNNQPGVSIP, from the coding sequence GTGTCTCTGGTGCTGTCTCTGGTGCCGTACGTGCCGGCGCAGGCGGCTGCACCTCGACAGCCGTCGAAGCCGCCGGCGGAGAAGCTTGACCGTGATGGCGGCCCGGTTGCCGGTGGTAAGGCCTGGCAGCAGAAGAGGGTGACCTCTGCCCCTGCGCCGGCCCCCAAGTGGCCTGCTCCCGCGGCCGCACGGGTCGAGCTCGCTGCGTCGTCGGCGCGTACGGCCGGCGGCCGCGGCGTGCAGGCAGGCTCCCTGCCGGTCTGGGTCGATCGGGGCGCCGGTAAGGCTGGTGAGCCGCTCGCTCAGCTTGACGTGAAGATCGTGGACCGGGCAACCCTCCCGCAGGCCCGGCGCGATGGTCTGATGCTGCAGGTGACCGCTCCGCAGGGCGCCCCGGCCGGCGTGGCGAAGGTGTCGGTCAACTACGACTCCTTCCGGTACGCGGCCGGCGGGTCCTGGGCGTCACGCCTACGCTTGTGGCAGGTGCCGCAGTGCGCAATGAGCACCCCCGTCAGCCCGAGCTGCCGGTCAGTACCGCTGCGCACCTCCAACGACACCGCCGCGGGTATCGCCACGGCCGACGTGAGCGTCACGTCGGCCACGGCCCTGTCCGCGCCTCTTCTGATGCTGGCCGCCACGTCTTCCGGGTCCGACGGCGACTTTGGCGCGACAGGCCTCGCCCCCTCGTCCACGTGGTCGAGCGGCGGGAATGCCGGTGACTTCTCCTGGAACTATCCATTGGGTGTCCCACCGGCGACTGGCCCGTCCCCGGCGGTTGGTCTGAGCTACTCGTCGGCGGCGGTAGATGGTCGGTCCGAGGTCACGAACAACCAGCCGTCGTGGATCGGTGAGGGTTTCGACTACTCCTCCGGCTACATCGAGCGGCGGTACGTGCCCTGCGCCGACGACATGAAGAACGGCGCGACCAACACGACGAGGACCGGTGACCGGTGCTGGCGGTCCGACAACGCGACGATGAGCCTCAACGGCCGCGGCGGCGAACTCATCTACCAGGCTGGTAAGGGCTGGCACTCCCGCGGGGAGGACGGCTCGAGGATCGAGAAGCTGACGGGTGCGACCAACGGCGACTCCGGCGACACTACTTACGGTGACGTCGGTGAGTACTGGAAGGTGACCACCACCGACGGCACCCAGTACTTCTTCGGCCGGCACAACCTGCCAGGCCAGTCGACCGGGACGAACTCCACCCTGACGGTGCCGGTGTTCGGCAACCACTCCGGCGAGCCGTGCGCAAGGAGCACCTTCACCGGGTCGGACTGCGTACAGGCGTGGCGGTGGAACCTCGACTACGTCGTCGACGTGCGCGGCAACACCATGTCCTTCTGGTACGGCAAAGAAACCAACAAGTACGCCCGTAACGACTCCGACTCCGACGACGTGACCTACGACCGCGCTGGTTACCTCACCCGCATCGACTACGGCACGTATGACCGAATCGCCGGGACGCACGGTGTCACCGAGCGCAGCACCACTCCGTACGCGCAGGTCCTGTTCGAGACGGACATGCGCTGCTTTTCCAACTGTGGCACCGAGGCCGCCCCGGTGGTAGCGAGTTGGAAGGACACCCCGTGGGACCAGGAGTGCAAGGCATCGGCCACTTCCTGCCCTCAGCAGTACTCGCCGACGTTTTGGACTGCCAAGCGGTTGAAGTCGGTTACTACGCGAGTGTGGGACAGTTGGGATACCACCAAGCCGGCCCCGGCCTGGCAGCCGGTCGAGTCCTGGACTCTGTCGCACACGTTCTCGGCGACGGCTGACTCCACACATGAAGGGCTGTGGCTGGACCGAATCGACCACGCGGGCCTGGTCGGCGGCACCATCAACCTGCCGCCGGTGACGTTCGAGGCGGAGTCACTACCGAACCGGGTCTACACCGAGCACGGCACCACCGACAACTGGCTGCGGATATCCAGCATCGTCACCGAAACCGGCGCGCGCATCAAGGTCGACTACTCCCGACCCGAATGCACCGCCGCCATCGTCGACACACTGGCACCGCACAGCAACACGAGGCGCTGCTACCCCGTTAAGGTGCCAGACCCGAACGACCCGTCTGGAAACAAGCTCATCACCGAGTGGTGGCACAAGTATCGGGTCGAGCACGTGGCCGAGGACGACGTGCAGCTCAAAGATGGACATCAATCGCCGACCAGGCACACCTGGTACGACTATCCAGGCTCCCCAGCGTGGCACTTCGACGACGATGACGGCCTGACCAGGCCGGACCGTAAGACGTGGGGGCAATGGCGCGGCTACGGCCAAGTCAACACCCGAGTCGGCGACGACGGAAGCCCACAGACGCTGACCAAGACGACGTTCCTGCGCGGCATGCACGACGACAAGCTCAACCCGTCAGGCGGCACCCGCAGCGTGACCGTGCCAGCATCACTGGGCTCAGAGACCGTGTACGACGAGGATCAGTTCGCCGGGCAGGTCCGCGAGGAGGTCCTTTACAACGGCGTCGACACCAAACCGGTATCGAAGACGGTGAACGTGCCATGGCGGTCGAATCCCACCGCGAGTCGCACCATCAACGGCGACCTCGTGGAAGCACGCTTCGTCAACACCCAGACGACCTACATCGGAACCGCCCTAGGCGTTGACGGTTCCCGAGGGTGGCGCACGTCCCGCAGCACCAGCAGCTACGACCAGACGTACGGCACCATCAACTGGTCACAGGACGACGGCGAGTTCCCGAAGGTCGGCGACGAGAAGTGCGTCAGCTACGCATACAACCGCAACGTGGGCAAGAACCTCACGCAACTGGTCAAGCAGACCACGACCACCGCGTTGGCCTGCGGCACAAGCCCCTCTAGCGTCGACGACATCATCTCCGACGCCCGCACCTACTACGACGGCGCGACCAGCGTCGACGCCGCACCCACCTTCGGATCGACGACCAAGAGCGAGCAACTCAAGGACTGGATCTCCGGCACGGGAACGATCTGGCAGACGACCTCCCAGGCCACCTACGACTTCGCCGGCAAGCAGCAGTCCTCCACGGACATCCGAGGCAACCTCACCACCACCACGTACACCCCACCCGTGGGCGGACCAATCACCCAGGTCACCAGCACCAACCATCTGAACTGGTCGTCGAAGGTAGAAACGAACCCCTACTGGGGCTCAAAGACGAAAATTACCGACCCCAACGCAAAGATCACCTCGGAGGTCAAGTACGACGCGCTCGGCCGCGTCGCCAAGGTATGGACGCAAGGATGGACGAGCGCCGCCAACCCGAACACCCCGTCCGCGCAGTACACCTACACGTTCGCTCCTGGACGCGATAGCTACCCCTACGTGACGTCGCAGACCCTGAACGCTGACGGCAACCACACCACCTCGTACCAGATCCTCGACGGTCTGCTGCGCCCACGCCAAACCCAGATGCCATCGCTGGGCGGTAGCGGCGACCGAGTCGTCACCGACACGATCTATGACGAGATTGGACGTCAGGCGGCGACCTACGCCGCCCACGCCGAGCCCGGCGCGCCGGCAGGCACCCTCTGGTGGGAACCGGACTGGTCCCTGCCCGCAGTGTCCAGAACTGTCTACGACCAAGCGTCACGTCCCACCAACAGCATCTTCCTCGCCGGCGACGACACCACGAACCTCGTCGAGCAATGGCGCACCGTCACCAGCCACGAGGGCGACCTGACCAAGGTCACACCGCCGGAAGGCGGAACCCCCACCACCACAGTCACCGACATCGAGGGCAGGACCGTTGCGCTGCGGCAACACACCACAGCCTCCGGAGTCAACGGCGCCTACCTCGAAACGACATACGCTTTCAACCGCAAGGGTCAGGCGACCAAGCACACCGACTCCGCCAAGAACGAATGGACCAACGAGTACGACGCCAAGGGCCGCCTCTGGCGCACCACCGATCCGGACAAGGGCACGGCGACCAGCACCTTCAACGACGACGACACTCTGCGGAAGACCGTCGACGCCCGTGGTGAGGCGCTGTGGTACGTCTACGACCAGCTGGGCCGCAAAACACAGCTTCGCGACGACTCAGCAACCGGACGACTGCGCGCCGAATGGAAGTACGACACCCTCTACACCGGACAGCCCGGATTTAAAGGGCAACTGACCCAAAGTATCCGCTACGACTACAACTCATCCGGCACAGCAAGCGCCTACAAATGGCAGGCGCGCGGATTCACCGAGCGCTACCAACCGACCGGGGCCAACTACGTGATCCCGCCGGTCGAGACCGGCCTCGACGCAACCTATCTCTATGGCTACGGGTATTCCCAGTTCACCGGCGCCCCGACAACCATCTCTTACCCGGCGGGCGGGGGCCTGGTCACCGAGCAGCTGACCACCGACTACGACGCCACGACCGGCATGCCCGTTCGACTGGACACCAGCCTGACCGGCTCCGTTGGCACCATGGCAACCGCCACGTACACCGCCTACGGCGAGCGTAAGAGCTCGATCTACAAGGTCCCAGGGAACAGTGATTCTTTCACCCAGGACATCGTCTACCGCGAGGAAGCTACCCGCCGGGTCGAACGAACCACCGTCGAGCGATCATCAAGCGCCGGCACTGTCACCGACCGTCACTACTTCTACAAAGACGCCGGCAACTTCGAATCAATCACTGACACCCCAGAGGTCGGTCAGGCAGACGTTCAGTGCTTCCGTGAGGACACCCTGGGCCGGTTGACGACGGCGTGGACTCCAAAGCCCGAGGTCTCCTGCAAGACGGATCCCACCGTCGGCAACTTGGGAGGGCCGGCGCCCTACTGGCATAACTGGACGGTCAACGACACCGGCAGCCGGCTTAATGAGACCAGCCGTACCAGCAGCGAGACCACCACCCGCGACTATGTTGTGCCCGATGGCGGTCAAGGCGTCGTGCGACCACACGCCGTTACCCAGATGACTACCGAAGCTCCCGGGCAGCCAGCGGTTGCCACCAGGTACGGCTACGACGGTGCGGGCAACACCACCTGCCGGCCCGCCGCCACCGTCGCGAACGACTGCGTCACGGGCGCCAACAGCCAAACACTCGGCTGGGACGCCGAGGGCAAACTCGCCACCGTCACGTCCGGCGGCGAGACTATCGAGACCAATGTCTACGACGTCAATGGTGTCCGGCTCATCCGCCGCGACACCACCGGAACCACCCTGTACCTACCCGGACAGGAGATCCGCCGCCAAGGCGGCGTCAACACAGGTACCCGCTACTACGACTTCGCCGGTGTGACCTGCGCCAGCCGTACCGCAGGCTCGGCGGTCACAGACCTGACCTGGCTCTACAGCGACCACCAAGGCACCCAACAAATCGCCATCAATGCCGGTACCCAGAAGGTGGACATCCGTAGACAGACCCCCTACGGGACCCCGCGCGGGTCGAACCCCCCCTGGGTCAACGGCAAGGGCTTCGTCGGCGGCGACAACGACCCCACCAACCTCGTCAACATTGGCGCCAGGCAGTACGACCAATCGCTGGGCCGATTCATCTCAGTCGACCCAATTATGAACCTCTCTGACCCTCAACAGTGGAACGGCTACTCATACGCCAACAACTCACCGGTCACTTCCAGCGATCCAAGCGGCCTAATCCCGGCCGACTGCGCCAAATACGGCTGCCCTGACTACCGAATGGGCGACGAAAAGGGAAACCGCCAAAACAAGCAGAAGAGCCCTGGCTGTTGGCCGCAATGCTCCAGCGCTGGGGCTCCGAAAAAGAGCACAGCACCAACGATCAACGACATCCGCGCCGGCAGTTTCCCCATCCCTGACAAGTACAAGACGATCCTCAAGGCCAAAGGCTACGAAGGCTCCGACAGGTACACGGTGGGCGACGTAACCGACTGGGCAGCTCAGAGCCGCGAAAACTACGTACTCGTATGCTCGGAAATCCTGGGCGGCGACCCCCTCGTCTGCGACGTACAAAACCCGTTGCTGCCGAAGAGAAGCGCCGTTCAGGACCTCATCCTCGGAGCCCTGATCGTCGGCGCGGTCGTTTGCCCTCTCTGCCTGGCTGAGGCGGCCCTCGAAGAGGGCCAGCTGGCAGCAACCGGTGCGATGATCGGGGGAAGCGGGCTGGGAGCCGTTCGGCAGTTCATCGGCATCAAGGCCGCCGCTGGGGTCGGTGCCCTCTGCAGCTTCAGCGGAGACACCGAAGTACTCATGGCTGATGACACCTCCAAGCCAATCAGCGAGATCGAAATCGGCGATGAGGTCAAGGCAGCCGACCCCGAGACTGACGAAGAAGCCGCCAAGCCTGTCACCCACCTATGGATTCACCAGGACACCCTCCAAAATCTGCTCATCGACGGCAGGATTCTCACCACCACCGAGGACCACCCGTTCTGGAACGCCACCGACCGCAGGTGGGAACGCGCCGACGAGCTAGACCCGGGCGACCTACTCGAAACCCCGGAGGACTCAAGAGCCGCCGTAGGCAGGTTCATTCCCAACACCGCCCGCGAAGACACGGCCTACAACCTGACCGTCGCCGACATCCACACGTACTATGTGCTAGCCGGCAACACGCCGGTACTGGTCCACAACACGAATGGCTGCGGAGTTCACAAGTGGACGAGCCAAACAAATCTCGACGATCATTTTGGTCGGCACGGTGATGAAATGGGGTTCTCCACGCAAGCCGAATATCGCTATGCCGCAGAGGACCTGATGTGCACGTGTGGTGGTCGTCGGCCTGGTGTGCAAATCAAGCAGGATGGAAACACGCGGTATTTCCTCGACCCGGAAACAGGGGAGTTCGGAGTCGCGAGCGACCGGGGAATTGTTACCTATTACGTGCCGGAGAATCCATTATCTCACTTTAACAATCAGCCCGGAGTGTCGATCCCATGA